The following coding sequences are from one Molothrus aeneus isolate 106 chromosome 23, BPBGC_Maene_1.0, whole genome shotgun sequence window:
- the LOC136565983 gene encoding interferon alpha-inducible protein 27-like protein 2A, which yields MGARVVTVGIVILLIIGSAIGGAAAKDRSSEGENGSGIGTVIGATVGAGLALVGLPVFIGALGFTGAGIAAGSVAAKMMSAAAIANGGGVAAGSTVAVLQSIGAAGLSLGAKVGLTAALGSAGAATGAQLTE from the exons ATGG GTGCACGTGTAGTCACCGTTGGAATCGTCATTCTGCTCATCATTGGGTCTGCAATTGGAG gagcagctgcaaagGATCGCTCCTCTGAGG gGGAGAATGGAAGTGGCATtggaactgtcattggagccaCAGTGGGAGCAG gattGGCATTGGTTGGCCTCCCGGTGTTCATCGGCGCGCTGGGGTTCACCGGGGCCGGCATCGCCGCTGGCTCCGTCGCTGCCAAGATGATGTCAGCAGCTGCCATCGCCAACGGCGGCGGagtggctgctggcagcactgtggctgtgctgcagtccATCG gagctgcaggtctTTCTCTTGGAGCCAAAGTTGGGCtgactgctgccctgggctcagctggtgCAGCAACCGGTGCGCAGCTAACTGAGTGA